Proteins found in one Tolumonas lignilytica genomic segment:
- a CDS encoding MalY/PatB family protein — protein sequence MHDDEKFDLPVIRKSSASYKWDSFPVDDLIPMWVADMDFRTAPAITDALMKRVQHGVFGYTKVPDTYFQAVRHWFKQQHQFDVPREHILFTTGVVPALSAVIKALSVPGDKVIVQTPVYNCFFSSIANNGCELVDNSLLYCDGRYQFDFDDLEQKAADPKTKLLILCNPHNPVGRSWSVEELQRLGEICFRHRVMVISDEIHCDLVYEPKAHIVFASLGDAFLENSVTLSSPSKAFNLAGLHVANIFCSNVALRNKIDKALNINEVCEITPFAVDGLIAAYTESTDWLCSLKNYLCDNYYYLCEYIHKYFPEIKILPLEATYLVWIDCSAFKISTNQLSEELKTEKHLWITAGDVYGETGQNFLRWNIACPRSQLYEALERFRFYLTEKYSIGEC from the coding sequence ATGCATGATGATGAAAAATTTGACTTGCCCGTCATCCGGAAGTCGAGCGCCAGTTATAAATGGGATTCTTTTCCTGTGGATGATCTGATACCCATGTGGGTGGCGGATATGGACTTTCGTACCGCCCCTGCAATTACCGATGCTTTGATGAAACGGGTTCAGCATGGTGTATTTGGCTATACCAAAGTTCCTGATACTTATTTTCAAGCAGTGAGGCACTGGTTTAAGCAGCAGCACCAGTTTGATGTTCCCCGAGAACATATATTGTTCACAACCGGTGTCGTCCCGGCCTTATCTGCCGTGATCAAGGCGCTATCAGTTCCCGGTGACAAGGTGATCGTGCAGACGCCCGTTTATAATTGTTTCTTTTCATCGATTGCCAACAATGGTTGTGAGCTGGTTGATAATTCACTCCTGTACTGCGATGGCAGGTATCAATTTGATTTTGATGATTTAGAACAGAAAGCGGCTGACCCCAAAACGAAACTACTAATTCTCTGTAATCCGCATAATCCGGTTGGACGGAGTTGGTCCGTCGAAGAGTTACAACGGTTAGGGGAGATCTGTTTTCGACATCGAGTTATGGTAATTTCTGATGAGATCCATTGTGATTTAGTCTACGAACCAAAGGCTCATATTGTTTTTGCCAGCCTGGGCGATGCATTTCTCGAGAACTCCGTGACTTTATCTTCACCGAGTAAGGCTTTTAATTTAGCAGGGCTTCATGTTGCTAATATTTTCTGTAGCAATGTTGCATTGCGAAATAAAATTGATAAAGCACTCAATATCAATGAAGTGTGTGAAATTACCCCTTTTGCCGTTGATGGTCTGATTGCAGCTTATACAGAAAGTACAGATTGGCTGTGTTCTTTAAAAAATTATCTCTGTGATAATTATTATTATCTTTGTGAATATATTCATAAATATTTTCCAGAAATTAAAATATTGCCGTTAGAAGCAACATATTTAGTCTGGATAGATTGCTCAGCGTTTAAAATATCTACCAATCAGTTATCTGAAGAGCTAAAAACAGAAAAACACCTTTGGATCACGGCTGGCGATGTATATGGTGAAACAGGGCAGAACTTCCTGAGATGGAATATTGCATGTCCAAGATCTCAGCTATATGAGGCATTGGAACGTTTCCGGTTTTATTTGACCGAAAAATATTCAATAGGCGAGTGCTAA
- a CDS encoding ABC transporter ATP-binding protein, with product MAQTKHKYQDDKDIGALKLLMSYVFADKKLLGKTVLLVVLATAFDVIGPILSKIFIDDFIVPDHYPRIPVVSVIGLFIVSTILGTYLKYQQKIRFLDIALNAVLDIRKRVFKHVLTFPMSFFDYARTGQLVSRITNDTESIKDIYVQFLSSILANMILLVGILIAMAILDLHLMQIALVLIPTVMALIYLYHRLSVKAVTESRQYRSDINATLNESISGMAVIQATNQQQNKYAQFSHTNELYYQTRLQTVTIGSLLLRPAINLLSILILTATIWFFGMKIVQGVAEIGVLYAYLNYLGRFVEPLVEITQRFSLYQQAIVAGNRVHDLLLEPSTAKENGAQLNIEHGQLTIEHLNFSYQSNKPVLNNIEVEIKAGQFCAIVGHTGSGKSTLLSLLLNFYQPQTGRICIDGHPLTTFHHDTLRQVIGFIPQEPFILATTIYDNIDMDRDLTEEQVYNAAKQAHLHDVIIQMPEGYQTQLGEGGFRLSTGQRQQLIIARALAGNPKILLLDEATANVDSETEQVVQQALNQLHGKVTMVVVAHRLSTIRNADTILVLDHGHLIESGPHQKLMALSHGRYKAMYELQQQEQRITQVDQDVSITE from the coding sequence ATGGCACAAACGAAACATAAATATCAGGATGACAAAGATATCGGTGCCCTGAAGCTGCTGATGAGCTATGTTTTTGCTGATAAAAAGTTATTGGGAAAAACGGTTCTTCTGGTTGTCCTTGCGACAGCGTTTGATGTTATCGGGCCAATCTTAAGTAAGATCTTCATTGATGATTTTATTGTGCCAGATCATTATCCCCGCATACCGGTTGTTTCAGTGATCGGCTTATTTATTGTCTCAACTATTCTCGGAACTTATCTCAAATATCAGCAAAAAATTAGATTTTTGGATATAGCGCTGAATGCCGTTTTGGATATTCGGAAACGCGTTTTTAAGCATGTTCTGACATTCCCCATGTCTTTCTTTGATTATGCCCGGACAGGTCAGTTAGTCAGCCGGATCACCAACGATACGGAATCAATCAAAGATATCTATGTGCAATTTTTATCCAGCATTTTGGCAAATATGATTTTATTGGTCGGGATACTGATAGCAATGGCGATTTTAGACCTGCATCTGATGCAGATTGCTTTAGTGCTGATCCCAACAGTGATGGCATTGATCTACCTCTACCACCGCTTAAGTGTGAAAGCAGTGACGGAAAGTCGTCAATATCGCTCTGATATCAATGCAACACTGAATGAATCGATTAGCGGAATGGCGGTGATCCAGGCCACCAATCAGCAGCAGAACAAATATGCGCAATTTAGCCACACCAATGAACTGTATTACCAGACACGGCTACAAACTGTCACCATTGGTTCATTACTTTTACGACCTGCAATCAACTTATTGAGCATTTTGATTCTGACTGCGACCATCTGGTTTTTTGGGATGAAAATCGTTCAGGGCGTCGCGGAGATCGGCGTGCTCTATGCCTATCTCAATTATTTAGGTCGTTTTGTGGAACCGTTAGTCGAAATTACGCAGCGATTTAGTCTGTACCAACAAGCCATTGTTGCCGGTAATAGAGTCCATGACCTGCTATTAGAACCATCAACGGCAAAAGAAAACGGTGCCCAACTCAACATAGAACATGGACAACTGACCATTGAGCATCTGAATTTCAGCTACCAATCGAACAAACCAGTTTTGAATAATATTGAGGTTGAGATAAAAGCGGGTCAATTTTGTGCCATCGTGGGGCATACAGGAAGTGGGAAAAGCACGCTGCTAAGTTTACTGCTGAATTTTTATCAACCCCAAACCGGGCGGATCTGTATCGACGGACATCCGCTCACCACATTTCATCACGATACGTTACGTCAGGTGATCGGGTTCATTCCTCAGGAACCTTTCATTTTAGCGACCACGATTTATGACAATATCGATATGGATAGGGATCTTACCGAAGAACAGGTTTATAACGCAGCCAAACAAGCCCATTTACATGATGTGATCATACAGATGCCAGAAGGTTATCAGACTCAACTTGGGGAAGGCGGTTTTCGTTTGTCGACCGGTCAACGTCAACAGTTGATTATCGCTCGAGCTCTGGCCGGTAATCCCAAAATATTATTGCTGGATGAGGCAACTGCTAATGTTGATAGCGAAACAGAACAAGTCGTGCAACAGGCATTGAATCAACTACACGGAAAAGTGACGATGGTTGTCGTGGCTCATCGGCTTTCAACCATACGAAATGCAGATACGATTTTAGTGCTTGATCATGGACACTTAATCGAAAGTGGCCCTCATCAGAAATTAATGGCACTGAGCCATGGTCGTTACAAGGCTATGTATGAACTGCAACAGCAAGAGCAGCGAATTACACAGGTAGATCAGGACGTTAGCATTACTGAATGA
- a CDS encoding ABC transporter ATP-binding protein, producing MQLFLHLKWFFRRYWHTYTLALVMLSSVALFNMVVPWFIGQAIDQLLSSRQLVHTQFYLIGLALAGVAVYLLRYGWRRMLFGTSYKLGNILRQQFYARLTHQGQAFFNQHSTGDLMARATNDIDAVEVAAGEGILSGFDGLLTFIFVLVMIFVFIDWKLATLAILPFPFMGLGFYRLSNKIHHQFKDSLDKFSTLNEQTQQAMTGIRMIKSMGRESIETQQFNSIAEQAALSNYQVQRSEAMFDPIIQLSLGAALLIVLLAGGWQIHEKQLTVGQLTSFTMYLTELIWPMYAFGWLMNIIQRGNAAVHRLETILNLPDSILDHGKTHPVGYRVRFNHVSFSYTDAVRLDISDVSFDIKEDQVFGIAGSTGAGKSTLLQLLMRYWDHQQGNILIGDTPIQEIPLTHLRSQYAYVPQDAFLFSTTIAENIRMGHPSASDEMIFQAARLAAIHDDILAFPDGYQTLVGERGVTLSGGQKQRIAIARALISQASILILDDALSAVDIQTEKIIIQHLKQRQTQTLIIVSHRLSAIEHADEIIVLSHGRVIERGNHSQLAAGDGWYARMAAYQQMEQAMETTS from the coding sequence ATGCAATTATTTCTCCATCTGAAATGGTTTTTCCGTCGTTACTGGCATACCTACACCCTTGCGCTAGTCATGCTGTCTAGCGTTGCACTGTTCAACATGGTTGTACCCTGGTTTATCGGGCAAGCCATCGATCAATTGTTGAGTTCGCGCCAGTTGGTTCATACACAGTTTTACCTGATAGGGCTGGCACTTGCCGGTGTTGCGGTATACCTGCTTCGATATGGATGGCGACGAATGCTCTTCGGCACGTCATACAAACTCGGCAACATTCTCCGACAACAATTTTATGCTCGCCTCACTCATCAGGGGCAAGCCTTTTTCAATCAACATTCAACTGGCGATTTGATGGCCAGAGCAACCAATGACATTGATGCCGTTGAAGTCGCTGCTGGTGAAGGGATCCTTTCAGGCTTTGATGGCTTACTCACCTTTATCTTTGTGTTGGTCATGATCTTTGTCTTTATCGATTGGAAATTGGCTACTTTAGCCATTCTGCCCTTCCCTTTCATGGGACTAGGGTTCTACCGTCTCTCCAATAAAATCCATCACCAATTCAAAGACAGCCTGGATAAATTCTCAACATTGAATGAGCAAACACAACAGGCAATGACCGGTATCCGGATGATCAAATCGATGGGGCGTGAAAGCATCGAAACACAGCAGTTCAACAGCATTGCTGAACAGGCTGCGTTGAGTAATTACCAAGTACAACGTTCAGAGGCGATGTTTGATCCAATCATTCAACTGAGTCTTGGTGCTGCGTTATTGATTGTTCTGCTGGCTGGCGGCTGGCAAATTCATGAAAAACAGTTAACCGTCGGACAACTCACCAGCTTTACCATGTACCTCACTGAGTTGATATGGCCGATGTATGCTTTCGGCTGGCTGATGAATATCATCCAGAGAGGTAATGCTGCGGTGCATCGTTTAGAAACAATATTGAACCTGCCCGATTCCATTCTAGATCATGGTAAAACACATCCCGTTGGATATCGTGTCCGTTTTAACCATGTTTCCTTTTCTTATACTGATGCCGTTCGCCTGGATATTTCCGACGTTTCATTTGATATCAAAGAGGATCAAGTTTTCGGCATTGCGGGCAGCACTGGTGCAGGCAAATCAACCCTGTTGCAGCTATTGATGCGTTATTGGGATCATCAACAGGGTAACATCCTGATCGGGGATACCCCCATTCAAGAGATACCACTGACACATCTCAGATCGCAATATGCATATGTACCGCAAGATGCATTTCTTTTTAGCACCACAATTGCTGAAAACATCCGGATGGGACATCCATCAGCCAGTGATGAGATGATTTTTCAGGCCGCCAGACTTGCGGCCATTCATGACGATATTTTAGCTTTTCCAGATGGTTATCAGACGTTAGTCGGTGAACGAGGCGTTACATTATCCGGCGGTCAGAAACAGCGGATCGCCATTGCACGGGCGCTGATCAGTCAGGCTTCGATCCTGATCCTTGATGATGCACTCTCAGCGGTAGATATTCAGACCGAGAAAATCATTATTCAACATCTGAAACAACGCCAAACGCAAACCCTTATTATTGTGAGTCATCGTCTATCTGCGATTGAACATGCAGATGAAATCATCGTACTGTCACATGGTCGCGTGATTGAACGAGGTAATCATTCACAACTAGCTGCTGGTGATGGTTGGTATGCGCGTATGGCCGCATATCAACAAATGGAACAGGCAATGGAGACAACATCCTGA
- a CDS encoding LysR family transcriptional regulator — protein MFNRLDYLKIFCVAAERSTFKDAAIQMNVSPQVITRGIKELETELGEILFVRSTRNIKITTFGEQFYHKAKAAIAMMDDVFMNNTHDTLSVKITAPPSYARPFLLPVLKKINRAHPEIRFDVRLSNQISDVVEEKIDIGIRVGHPITDNRFIARSVSKVNHVIVATPELIERFGKPQTIDDLSKLPVTALFDNNHNHIWKWFFKDNLCFTPEMPVFLTDDADAEFEAVLKGIGFGQISVSVAAPYIQQGLLIPVLMEYDLIDTWDVYIYRPQSGPVPTRVRVVFDALVEHFQDQSFMPTRLPELNLKLTP, from the coding sequence ATGTTTAATCGTCTGGATTATCTGAAAATTTTTTGTGTAGCAGCAGAAAGAAGTACTTTCAAAGACGCAGCCATTCAGATGAATGTTTCACCTCAGGTGATCACGCGTGGCATTAAAGAACTAGAAACCGAACTGGGCGAAATTTTATTTGTACGCAGCACCCGCAATATTAAAATCACCACCTTTGGCGAACAGTTTTATCACAAAGCCAAAGCAGCCATCGCGATGATGGATGATGTTTTCATGAATAACACGCATGACACCTTATCTGTCAAAATCACGGCACCACCCTCTTATGCCAGACCTTTTTTATTACCAGTTTTGAAAAAGATTAACCGTGCTCACCCTGAAATTCGTTTTGATGTTCGTCTGTCGAATCAGATCTCTGATGTTGTCGAAGAAAAAATTGATATTGGCATACGAGTCGGACACCCAATTACAGACAACCGGTTCATCGCCCGCTCAGTCAGTAAAGTAAATCATGTCATTGTTGCGACACCCGAACTTATCGAACGTTTCGGCAAACCACAGACCATTGATGATTTGTCTAAACTTCCGGTGACTGCATTATTTGATAACAACCATAATCACATCTGGAAATGGTTCTTCAAAGACAACCTATGTTTTACACCTGAAATGCCGGTATTTCTAACGGATGATGCTGATGCAGAATTTGAAGCTGTATTAAAAGGAATTGGATTTGGCCAGATATCAGTCTCTGTTGCTGCGCCATACATTCAGCAAGGCTTACTGATCCCAGTGCTGATGGAGTACGACCTGATTGATACGTGGGATGTGTATATTTACCGTCCGCAAAGCGGCCCGGTTCCAACGAGAGTTCGAGTGGTGTTTGATGCATTGGTCGAACATTTTCAGGATCAGAGTTTTATGCCAACTCGTCTTCCTGAATTGAATCTGAAATTAACACCGTAA
- a CDS encoding DMT family transporter — protein sequence MQQWLILLIAILSEVTATTSLKLSESFTKIGPSILVILGYGISFYCLSLTLKSIPVGVVYAIWSGMGISLITIVGWMMFGERLNIPTLLGIGLIFAGVMVINIFSAPHSA from the coding sequence ATGCAACAATGGCTAATTTTGCTGATTGCTATCCTCTCTGAAGTGACTGCAACCACCTCATTAAAACTGAGTGAAAGCTTTACGAAAATTGGGCCATCTATTCTGGTTATTCTGGGCTATGGCATTTCATTTTATTGTTTGTCATTAACCCTGAAATCAATTCCAGTGGGTGTGGTGTATGCCATCTGGTCTGGCATGGGGATCTCGCTGATCACCATCGTCGGCTGGATGATGTTTGGCGAACGTCTGAACATTCCAACCTTATTAGGGATCGGCTTGATATTCGCCGGAGTCATGGTGATTAATATATTCTCCGCGCCTCATTCCGCCTGA
- a CDS encoding iron-containing alcohol dehydrogenase, with protein MNNFSYRNTTQIHFGEGQIAKIRDEIPADARVLITYGGGSIKKNGVMDQVQTALEGITFFEFGGIEPNPHFETLMKAVDVVKRENITFILAVGGGSVIDGSKFIAAAALYPTDPWEIIQSYGAKVTQALPLGCVLTLAATGSEMNNGAVVTKAATQDKLFFFSEHVYPKFSVLDPTTTYSLPPRQTANGVVDSFVHVVEQYITYPVNAKVQDRMAESLVLNILEDGPKALENPTDYDVRANLMWTATMALNGLLSTGVPADWATHLIGQEITGLYGLDHGQTLAIVIPAVWTYKKEAKKAKLLQYAERVWNITEGDDDARATAAIENTRQFFEQMGVKTHLSDYGLGRSAIAAVVAKLEEHGHVKLGEHADITPTDVAAILELAL; from the coding sequence ATGAATAATTTTAGCTATCGCAACACAACTCAAATTCATTTCGGTGAAGGTCAAATTGCCAAAATTCGTGATGAAATTCCAGCAGATGCCCGCGTATTAATCACGTATGGCGGCGGTAGTATCAAGAAAAACGGCGTGATGGATCAAGTTCAAACAGCTTTAGAAGGCATCACTTTTTTTGAGTTTGGCGGGATCGAACCAAACCCTCATTTTGAAACCCTGATGAAAGCGGTAGACGTTGTCAAACGGGAAAACATCACTTTCATTCTGGCCGTTGGTGGTGGTTCAGTGATCGATGGTTCTAAATTCATCGCTGCTGCTGCGTTATATCCAACTGATCCATGGGAAATCATCCAGTCTTACGGTGCGAAGGTTACACAGGCGTTGCCTTTGGGTTGCGTATTGACACTGGCAGCCACCGGTTCGGAAATGAATAACGGTGCAGTTGTAACGAAGGCTGCGACTCAAGACAAATTATTCTTCTTTTCCGAGCATGTTTATCCAAAATTCTCCGTGCTTGATCCAACGACGACCTATAGCTTGCCTCCTCGCCAGACAGCAAATGGCGTTGTAGATAGTTTTGTACATGTTGTTGAGCAATATATTACTTACCCTGTGAATGCTAAAGTTCAGGACCGCATGGCAGAAAGTCTGGTGCTGAATATTCTGGAAGATGGCCCGAAAGCACTGGAAAATCCAACGGATTATGATGTGCGAGCTAACTTGATGTGGACCGCTACCATGGCTCTGAATGGTCTGTTGTCTACTGGTGTTCCGGCTGACTGGGCAACCCATTTGATCGGCCAGGAAATCACAGGCTTATATGGTTTAGACCATGGCCAAACATTGGCTATCGTTATTCCTGCGGTATGGACATACAAGAAAGAAGCGAAGAAAGCGAAATTATTGCAATACGCAGAACGCGTCTGGAATATCACAGAAGGTGACGATGATGCTCGTGCTACCGCTGCGATTGAAAATACACGTCAGTTCTTCGAACAGATGGGCGTGAAAACCCACTTGAGTGATTATGGCTTAGGTCGCTCAGCAATCGCGGCTGTCGTCGCGAAATTAGAAGAACATGGTCATGTAAAATTAGGGGAACATGCGGATATCACACCGACTGATGTCGCAGCCATCCTCGAACTTGCACTGTAA
- a CDS encoding urea carboxylase-associated family protein: protein MTEFYPAAYQANKGSALDVDRDFYQKIADASDKRELVEAIHVPIRTGQAWVVPAGHVFRIVAKEGAQVGDLNMWNLHNPRERMWASRTRQLQGAHVSTFDRLWSNLPFLRPIATITADSLADYGVDEHGGRVHDLLGTRCDPYVNKLLTGEDFDFHCHSNLTRAVMPYGLTEFDVHDVLNVFQCTGLNSDDMYFMKACPAKKGDYLEFFAEIDLLCAISTCPGGDLSVALWGPEAEDPLKVCRPLGIEIYKVDESLLKGWEQPKSPAYKGNHGMPFPKWEDQADTNKVC, encoded by the coding sequence ATGACCGAATTCTATCCGGCGGCTTATCAAGCCAATAAAGGCTCCGCATTAGATGTCGACCGCGACTTTTATCAAAAAATTGCTGATGCCTCAGACAAACGCGAACTCGTCGAAGCGATTCATGTGCCGATCCGTACAGGGCAAGCCTGGGTTGTTCCCGCGGGTCACGTATTCCGAATTGTTGCAAAAGAAGGTGCTCAGGTGGGCGACCTAAATATGTGGAACCTACATAATCCGCGTGAGCGGATGTGGGCATCCCGCACCCGTCAATTACAAGGCGCGCACGTTTCTACCTTTGATCGTCTCTGGTCAAACCTGCCATTTTTACGCCCGATTGCGACCATCACAGCCGATAGTCTGGCCGATTATGGCGTCGACGAACATGGTGGCCGAGTGCACGATTTACTGGGGACGCGTTGTGACCCATATGTGAACAAATTGCTGACAGGCGAAGACTTTGATTTCCACTGTCACTCCAACCTGACTCGTGCCGTAATGCCGTATGGCCTGACTGAATTTGATGTGCATGACGTTTTAAACGTCTTCCAATGTACCGGCTTAAATAGTGATGACATGTATTTCATGAAAGCCTGCCCTGCGAAAAAAGGCGACTATCTGGAATTTTTTGCAGAAATCGATCTGCTGTGCGCCATTTCCACCTGCCCTGGCGGTGATCTTTCGGTTGCCCTTTGGGGGCCAGAGGCCGAAGACCCATTGAAAGTCTGTCGCCCACTTGGCATTGAAATCTACAAAGTTGATGAGAGTTTGCTGAAAGGTTGGGAACAACCAAAATCACCAGCCTATAAAGGCAATCATGGTATGCCATTCCCTAAATGGGAAGATCAGGCAGATACCAATAAAGTTTGTTAG
- a CDS encoding GntR family transcriptional regulator produces the protein MSQQPDTQYDHLPAFERVASLIRDELIAGQLHVGQTLVEMDLSERFDTSRNTVREALRQLLCEGLVTYQRNKGVTVRMMARSDIKDIYIIRRTLELQAINGGRYIKQEALSKMLSAIETVESASRDDDWAAAATYSLRFHQAVVSILGSRRFDSFFASVIAQLRLLFASAPDEKFFQQPWVERDRAIYRFLQAGQRDEAVQLLSQYLDDSEQALLTLFSTKE, from the coding sequence ATGTCTCAGCAGCCTGATACCCAATATGACCACCTACCCGCATTTGAACGGGTCGCCAGTCTGATTAGAGATGAACTGATTGCTGGGCAGTTACATGTCGGACAAACCCTAGTGGAAATGGATTTGTCTGAACGTTTTGACACATCTCGCAACACGGTACGCGAAGCTTTGCGCCAGTTACTATGCGAAGGCCTTGTGACTTATCAGCGCAATAAAGGCGTCACAGTTCGCATGATGGCGCGCAGTGACATCAAAGATATTTATATCATCCGGCGTACATTGGAACTGCAAGCCATCAATGGTGGCCGATATATCAAACAAGAAGCACTCAGCAAAATGCTTTCCGCTATCGAAACGGTTGAATCTGCTTCTCGTGACGACGACTGGGCGGCTGCAGCAACCTACAGTCTGCGCTTTCATCAGGCAGTCGTTTCTATTCTCGGTAGCCGTCGCTTTGACAGCTTCTTTGCCAGTGTCATCGCTCAGCTCCGTTTGTTATTTGCATCTGCACCCGACGAAAAATTTTTCCAACAACCGTGGGTTGAACGTGACCGCGCGATCTATCGCTTTTTACAAGCCGGTCAACGTGACGAAGCCGTACAGCTACTTTCTCAATATTTAGACGATTCAGAACAGGCCTTACTGACACTGTTCTCAACCAAGGAGTAA
- a CDS encoding amino acid ABC transporter ATP-binding protein, producing the protein MLDARNVRKSYGSKEVLKGINLQVKAGEVISVIGPSGSGKTTLIRTMNGMEMLSDGQIRMQEKSFLHPTTNGRPDEHYYEHIERIGMVFQGFYLFPHKTALENIMLAPAYHNRGSEKDIRQFALALLDKVGLLAHAHQYPHQLSGGQQQRVAIARALAMKPAIMLFDEPTSALDPELVGEVLKVIENLANEGMTMVIVTHEMQFAFKVSDRVIFMEQGEITAAGTPAELRNSDNERLCRFLASQQHALNQLELQDVSAA; encoded by the coding sequence ATTTTAGATGCGAGAAATGTTCGCAAATCTTACGGCAGTAAAGAAGTTTTGAAAGGCATCAATCTACAAGTCAAAGCTGGTGAAGTGATTTCAGTGATTGGGCCTTCAGGCTCAGGCAAAACAACACTGATCCGCACCATGAATGGCATGGAAATGCTCAGTGATGGTCAGATCCGTATGCAGGAAAAATCCTTCCTACATCCAACAACAAATGGTCGCCCCGATGAACACTACTACGAGCATATCGAACGCATCGGTATGGTTTTCCAAGGTTTTTACCTCTTCCCACATAAAACAGCTTTAGAAAATATCATGCTGGCACCGGCCTATCACAATCGTGGTTCAGAGAAAGATATTCGCCAATTCGCATTAGCGTTACTTGATAAGGTCGGCCTGCTTGCTCATGCCCATCAATATCCGCATCAACTGTCGGGCGGACAACAACAACGCGTCGCGATTGCCCGTGCTCTGGCAATGAAACCGGCCATCATGTTGTTTGATGAACCAACTTCAGCGCTCGATCCTGAATTAGTTGGAGAAGTATTGAAAGTCATCGAAAACCTAGCCAACGAAGGCATGACGATGGTGATCGTGACTCACGAAATGCAGTTTGCCTTTAAAGTTTCTGATCGCGTTATTTTTATGGAACAGGGTGAAATCACCGCCGCAGGCACACCGGCTGAATTACGCAATTCTGATAATGAACGCCTCTGCCGTTTTCTGGCCAGCCAACAACACGCCTTGAATCAACTGGAGTTACAAGATGTCTCAGCAGCCTGA